The following nucleotide sequence is from Komagataeibacter medellinensis NBRC 3288.
ACTGGCGGCGGGTCGCAACACGCTATGACAGATGCCCGAACGTCTTCTTCTCAGCCATCTGCCTCGCTGCAACCGTCATCTTCTGGCTATGAGTCCTGAGCCTAACGGAACATGGCCTGACCATGCGCGAAGGAGACCGGGCGGATAAAAGGTCAGGAGCGCACATCATTGAAGATCAGGACGGAAAACTGATCGGCAGCTTTACCCGTCTCACAAAAGTCAAAATGACGGAGTTCAGAAAGCTTCTTGCAGAAGAACAGCACCGCACTGTCAGCAAGTCAGAAACAGATATCAAAAGCAGCCGTTTACTCATCCGCCGGACAACCGCTGATTTTTATGAGGAATACCCTATCCCCAAAGGCCCAGACACTCAGACCGTCCTTAGAAAAAGACCTGTTATAAAACGCCCCCAAATGCGCAAATGGCAAAGAGAACTCTGGCTCCAACGTATGGCTGATGTTGATACGACAACAACAGAACCACTCAGCCCCACATCTTCTATCCGGATCATCAGTGCAGGGGAGGCCCGTTTCCACAAGGAGATCACAAAGGCTATTGTGCAACAACAGGCTATTCTCGACCAGCAAGCCCCGGAAGCAAGCTGGAAACCTCTGGACAGAAACAGAACCATAACGACATGGCGCAGACAGCTTATCCCCTATCAGAAGCAGCTCCGAAAAAGCTATGATCGTTACGCCACGGCAAAACGAGCATGGCAGGAGGCCGAGAAAAGCCGCTTGCAGCGTATGACCGGACGAGCCGGGAAACTGGAAAAAGTCTGCCAGTAACTCCTGCTTAAATTTCTGGACGTCCTGCGCTTTGTCGTTCAAGCCCTCCTTCACATCGTGGGGCTACGCTCCTCGCCGCCAGAACCAGTCCGACATGTTTTGACAGAACGCGACAGATCAGCCCTTGAGGGCTTTCGTAAACAATATGATGCTGAATTCACCGCCATGGCCGATCCAGATAAACTCGAACCATGGCTTGCAGGCCGTTTTAACAGGCTGGTGCAGGCCAGAGCCGACCGCATCCGACGGTGGGACAGGGAACGTCAGGCCGAAAAAGCGCAGGCACGACAGGAGATCGCACGCCTGAGCACTAAACTCGACAGCCCGATATCCACGAGCAGAACGCAGGCTTCGGCTCCTTCCTCGCGAATACATGCGCCGGACCTTGAGTAGAACGCCGTCACGTGCAACGGATATGCGTACGACGACCCATTGATAACTGTCGACTACCACTCTACGGTTTCAGAAATGGAGAAACATACGTGACCCATCCCGGAATGTTTGTTCGCCAAGAGTGCCTTGATCCCAACGGCTTGTCCGCAACCAATACCGGGCAGGTGCTCGGGTGCGACTTCCTGAACGAGCGATCCGGCACTTCGCCGGAGATGGCGCTACGCCTTGAATAAGGCATTCGGCACCTCCGCCCGGCCCAGGATGGAACGGCAAATGAACCACGAACTAGAAACGGTCATGGCCCGCGCCTATGAGATCGACGTCCAGTCATTTACAAAGCGCCCCTCATGCACATGAATCGCGCGACAATTACAGTAGGCAGCAAGTGATCACAGGCACAATCAAAACCCAGATCGACCAGATCTGGAACGCGTTCTGGTCCGGCGGGGTCTCCAACCCGCTTTCCGTGATCGAACAGCTCACCTTCCTCATGTTCATCAAGCGGCTCGACGACCTCCAGATGGGGTGGACGGCCTCCCTGCGGCATCAATGTGCCATGATGGAGGTTCACTGACCATCAGGAGGAGACCGCCCGTATGAAAGCTAGCATAATTGGCCTTGATATTGCCAAATCCGTTTTTCAGGCTCATGGGGCTGACGCAATTGGAAAGTGCGTTTTCAAGCGCAAGCTTGGTCGCAGTGAAGTTTCAGCATTTTTTGCAAAACTTGACCCATGTGAAGTTGTTCTGGAAGCCTGCGGGTCAGCTCATTACTGGGCACGGGTGATCAGCAGGATTGGTCATGATGTCAGACTGGTTCCTCCTGATCGGGTCAAATCATTTGTCAAAAAAGGCAAGAAAAATGACGCTGTTGATGCGGCTGCGATCTGCATGGCGGCGACTCATCCTGATACGATGTGTGTTCCGATCAAGAGCGAAGAGCAGCAAGGTGTCTTGTCACTGCATTCTGCCCGCGCTCTTCTGGTCAAACAGCAGACCATGCTGAGTAATGCGTTACGGGCTCTTGCTTCCGAGTTCGGGCTGATAGCCCCTCTGGGCACACGCCATCTGCCAGAACTGATGGCAAAAATAGAGACATCAGCCGACCTGCCTGCTGCCATGAAGCAGAGTGCCATGTTGTTATTTGAGCATTATGAAAAGGTCGCTCAGAGCATTGATGCTTTGGAAGTGCAGATCCGGGCGCGTGCAAAAAGCGATGACGATGCGCGTCGGTTGATGACCATCCCTGGGGTCGGTCCTATAACGGCTTCTCTGATTGTCGCCTCGGTCGCGGATATTGGCTCTTTCGCCTCTGCGCGCCATTTTGCCGCCTGGCTGGGGCTTGTGCCTCGTCAGCATTCTACCGGCGGTAAAACCCGTCTGGGAAGGATTACCAAAACGGGCAATCGGCAGATAAGAACGTTGCTGGTTCTTGGTGCGACGGCCATGCTTCATCGTGCCCATAAGTGGGATAGCGCTGCGGGTCAGTGGCTATGCGAACTCATGGCGCGTCGTCCAAGGCGTCTGGCAACAGTTGCACTTGCCAATAAAATGGCTCGTATCATCTGGGCGTTGTTGTCACGTAAAGAGATCTATCGTCCGGCTGGTGTCAGTGTTTCAGCAGGCTGACCTGCACCAGCAGAACGATGGACACCGGAGCTTGCTCCGGTAGATCCGGCAGTATGTACGAACCGACGTGATGGGAAGACAGTCATTCAGCAACAGTTCAGGCCATACCGTTCGACCGTCTGTGCCCCTGAGCACGTGATACCAGATTGGTGCCTGACACGTGAGCGCACACCCATGATGGCCAGCGCATAAAGTCGCATAAACAGGCCGGACATAAGAGCGCATCTGACCGGGTCTTCACGTTAAATCGGTATTCATCATCCAGCCGGTAGAATAATACGTTTTAGAAATGACATCGGGAGAACAATGTGAGGTATTGCGCTTAAACGGCCGTCCACATAAGACGGTCGAGGAACGCAAGTCAGAAGACCTCGGCCGACCCATCGCCCGCCGCATCTTCCCCGAAGGCACCGACGACAAGGGCGAGCCCTACGACAATCTTCGCTGGTCCCGCTTCAAGCATTTCGAAGCCAGAGAGATGATGCGCATCGTGGATGAGCACGTCTTCCCCTTCCTGCGCCAGCTAGGTGAGGAAGGATCGTCCTACGGCACCCACATGAAGGACGCACGGCTTGGTTTCTCCAACGCCAACCTGCTGGCCAAGGTCGTGCAGATGCTCGACGAGATCCCCATGGACGACCGCGACACCAAGGGCGACGTTTACGAATATATGCTGAGCAAGATCGCCAGCGCAGGCACCAACGGCCAGTTCCGCACGCCCCGCCACATCATTGAGCTGATGGTCAACATCATGAAGCCCCAGCCCGGCGACACCATCTGCGACCCGGCGGCGGGCACCTGCGGCTTCCTTGTGGCGGCGGGGGAATACCTGCGCGACCACCATCCGGGGATGTTGCGAAAAAAAGAAACGCGCGACCATTTCCACAATCACATGTTCCATGGCTTCGACTTCGACGCGACCATGCTGCGGATCGGCGCGATGAACATGACCCTGCACGGGGTCGAGAACGCCGATGTCTCCTACCGCGATAGCTTGGCCGAGGAACATGGCAGCGACGCGGGTAGCTATTCCCTGATCCTTGCCAATCCGCCCTTCGCCGGATCGCTCGACTATGACACCACGGCCAAGGACCTTTTGAAGATCGTCAAGACCAAAAAGACCGAACTACTCTTCATGGCGCTCTTCCTGCGGCAGCTGCGGATCGGCGGGCGCGCGGCGGTGGTCGTGCCGGACGGGGTGCTCTTCGGTTCGTCGACCGCTCACAAGGACATTCGCAAGATGCTGGTCGAGGAACACAAGCTCGATGCCATCATCAAGCTGCCCTCAGGTGTCTTCCGCCCTTACGCCGGTGTGTCCTGCGCCATCGTGGTCTTCACCAAGACTGGCGTCGGCGGTACGGAGGGCGTGTGGTTTTACGACATGACGGCGGATGGCTTTAGCCTCGATGACAAACGAACGCCGCTTCTGGACGCCGAAAAGCTCGGCGTCTGCCCAGCACATACGCTGACGGACGAGGAGCATACGAAAAACAACCTGCCCGACATCCTCACCCGCTGGGGCGATTGGGAAGCCGAGGCAGCGCGGCCCCGCACAGCGCAAAGCTTCATGGTGCCTGCTGAGGACATCATCGCCACCGGGTCCTGGGACCTGTCGCTGAAACGCTACAAGGAGATCGAGCACGAGGAGGTCACCCACGCAGCCCCCACTGACATCATCGCCGAGCTACGCGCGCTGGAGGCCGAGATCGCCGAGGGACTGGATCGGCTCGAGGGGATGCTGGGATGAGCTGGCCTACAGCAACGCTCGACAGCATCTCCGAGGTGGTTCGAGGAGTTACCTTTAGCAAAGCCGATGCGGAAAGTGATCTGAGAGAAGGACTTTTGCCAGTTTTGCGTGCAGGCAATATCGCCGAAACGCTGAATATTGAGTCAGACCTCGTTTACGTTGATCAAGGGCGCATTTCGGAGAAGCAGAGACTTCGCCCGAAAGACATTGTCGTCTGCACCTCCTCTGGCAGCGCCTCTGTGCTTGGGAAAAGTGCGATGTTGGGGCAAGAGTGGCAGGGTTCATTCGGTGCGTTCCTTGCGACCGTCAGAACTGACTCGCATGTCGCTGATCCTGACTTTGTAGGTCACTACCTTCGGAGCCCCCGCTTTCGGGCATGGGCTAGCAACTCAGCGGGTATTGGCATCAAAAACATCCGAGCTTCTGACCTCAAAAAAATCGAAATCCCTCTCCCGCCACTGGAGGAGCAGAAGCGGATTGCGGGGATACTGGATCAGGCAGTAGAGCTCTGCCGCCTCCGCACCCGCACCCTCGACAAACTAAACTCCCTCGGCCAGGCGATCTTTCATGAGATGTTTGGGGATGTGGCACAGAACTCAATGGGTTTTCGGAGGGGAACCGTCGGCGACCTAGCTGCAGAAACTCAATACGGGACAAGTGAGAAAGCCAGAGAAACTGGGCCGCTTCCAGTACTGCGAATGAATAACCTGACATATGACGGCCGGATGGATCTAGCGTCTCTGAAATACATGGACCTCAAGGCCTCGGACTTTGCAAAATACACGGTTGTCGCAGGCGACATGCTGTTCAACCGCACCAACAGTCCTGACCTGGTGGGAAAAACCGCGGTCTATCGAGGCCAGTCGCCGATGGCCTTTGCAGGTTATCTTGTCCGACTTCGTGCAAATGCGGAGGGGAACACGGACTACATTTCAGCGGTGCTGAATTCGGCTTATGGAAAGGCTACCCTGCGCGGAATGTGCAAAAGCATTATCGGCATGGCCAACATCAATGCTAAAGAGCTGTGCAAAATCTCGCTGCCGATCCCGCCACGCCAATTGCAGGACGCTTTCTCCAACCGACTGTCCGAGGTCGACAAAGAGCGACCCAAGTTCGAAGCGGCAATAGCCGAGAGCAACACCCTCTTCGCCTCCCTCCAACACCGTGCCTTCCGGGGAGAGCTTTGATGCGCGGTGAATTTCTGGGTGTCCAAAGACTGCTGATAACCGAGGTCTTCGAACCTTTGTTCGAGTTCATTGAAGAGAACGAAATCGAGGTCGAAGACTTGTGGCTGGATATCTTGCAGTCGGCGTTGCCAAGACCGATGCCGCCGGTCGCCCCGACATACCAATCGTACAACGACGACGGTGAGCTGCACCTCCCGGAGGACCTTGAGGCACGGGCAACCTACGAAGCGGCTCTCGAACGATATCAAGCCAAGCTAGAAACCTACATGAACGCCAGCATGGACGACGGACTCGCGCAGGATTACATCCACAATTTTTTCGACGATGCGCCCTCGGAACATGCCCTCGTCGAAACTCTTGAGAAGTCCTTTAAACCTTTCGACGATGCCGGCGACGATCAGCTGTCAAACGCGTACTTCGTTGCCGTCCAGACTTTCATTGAGAAGTTCAGCCTTCGCTACGACATCCGCCGACCGTCCTTCAACAGTAGGATGTCGATATATCCAACGCTTCCAGGGCTATTCACCAAGATGCTGCGAGATCTGAGGCTATCCAGCGCTCAAGATACCGCTCTAGCCGCGCTAATGGTGGCCTTCGAGGAGGCGATCCGAGATCTGCACGATGAGCGGTCGCCTCGAAGAGTGAAGCAATGCATTGCGGCTCAGTTCAACCTGCTCGAAGCTATGTTATCCCAGCACCCGAACATACTTGCCTATAATGCCAGTATGGAAAACCGCACTCCGAAAGGCCAGAAGGTGAACACTTTCGGTGCAATGTGCGACAAGGCGGGCGTGTGGCCTCACAACAAGGTCAGGGAAGCCGCAAAAGCCATCTATGGCTTTGCGTCCGACTATCCGGGAATTCGCCATGGCGGTAATCCGGCCAGCCAACTGCGTGAAGTTGATATGCGCGATCTCCTTTCGATATCTGTGATTTTGACAGGGCTTTCCCCTTATTTGAGTCCCTCCATGGATCCAGAGAAGATTTATTTGGATTGAGGATTGCATGACCACCAGTTTACCCGTGCTGCCAAAATTCATTCCGTCCAAAAGGGCATGATTCAGCTCGTGACCACAGGAACAGATTTCCCTCTTGGTCAAGCTATTCCGGGTGAAACGGAATTCAGTTTTGAGGAGGCTAATACATGAGCCAGTTCAGTTTTCTGTCAGCAGACTTTCCAGCCCTCTTTAAAACGGCCAGCAAAGCCGAGACACACGCGTTGTCCGACCCGCGAGGAGCTTGCTTCTGGGCGCGGCTGACGCTTGAGACAGCACTGAAATGGCTCTACCGGACCGACCCAGCGCTGCGGACCGGCTACACCGACACGCTGGCTGCGATGATTGCTGAGCCGAGCTTGGAGGCGCTGACCGGCCCCTCCATCGTCCTCAAGGCCCGCTACATCAAGGACCAGGGTAACCGCGCCGCCCATGACACTGGCAAGACACTGAGCGCCTATGATGCCAGCGCCTGTGTACGCGAGTTGTTTCATGTCTGCTACTGGATTGCCCGGACCTATGCCAAGATCGATCGCCCGGACCCGGCGCTGACCTTTGATGCCGGGAAGTTGGAGAAATCGCTGACAATCACCGCCAGCACCGTGGCGCAGATTCAGAAGATTGAAGCGGACATCAAGGCCGAGCGCAAGCGCGCGGCGGACGCCGAGGAAGCCCTTCGTACCTCTGAAGAGGGACGCGCCAAGCTGGATGCGGAGCTAGCCGCCGTGCGGGCGGAGATGGCCGCACTGCGCAAGGCCAACAGCACAGTGCAGGACGACCACGACTACGGTGAGGCCGAGACCCGCGATAACTTCCTCGACCTGCTTCTGAGCGAGGCGGGCTGGCCTCTCGATCAGGAGCGGGACCGGGAGTTCGCCGTGACTGGCATGCCCAACCAGAGCGGTGACGGTTACGTCGACTACGTGCTCTGGGGCGACGACGGGAAGCCTCTGGGTTTGGTCGAGGCCAAGCGGACGAAGAAAGACAGTCGAACGGGGCAGCAGCAGGCGAAGCTCTACGCTGACTGTCTGGAGAAGCGATACGGTCGCCGCCCGGTGATTTTCACCAGTAACGGCTACGAGCACTGGATCTGGGACGACCAAGCCTATCCGCCGCGACGGATCTCGGGTTTTCTGAAGAAGGATGAGTTGCAGCTGCTCTTACAGCGTCGCGAGAACATCAGCCCCTTGGCGAAGGTCGATGTAGACCCGGAGATTGCGGGGCGTCACTACCAGCAGCGGGCCATTCGCCGTGTGGGTGAGGCCATCGAACGCGACGCTCAACGCAAGGCCCTGCTGGTCATGGCCACGGGCAGCGGCAAGACCCGGACCGTCATCGCCCTGATCGACCAGTTGATGCGTGCCAACAGGGTGAAGCGCGTGCTCTTCTTGGCGGACCGGATCGCCTTGGTGAAGCAAGCCCATGGGGCGTTCAAAGCGCATCTGTCCTCGACGCCCTCGGCCAACCTGCTTGAGCGACACGACACCAGGAAGAACGACCACGCCGGAGCGCGCGTCTGCCTGTCGACCTATCCGACCATGATGGGGCTGATCGAGGAGAGCAAGGGCGGCGAAAAGCGTTACGGCCCTGGTCACTTCGACCTAATCGTGATCGATGAGGCGCACCGGTCGGTCTACCGCAAATACCGGGCGATCTTCGATTACTTCGACAGCCTGCTGGTCGGGCTGACTGCGACACCACGCGATGAGATCGACAAGGACACCTATTCCCTGTTCGGGCTCGAGAAAGGCGTGCCAACCGACGCTTACGACCTTGATGATGCCGTGAGCGATGGTTACCTCGTGCCACCGACCACCATCTCCGTGCCGCTGAAGTTCCAGCGCAACGGCATCGACTACGATCAGCTGACCGACGAAGAAAAGGAAGCCTGGGACGCCATCGAGTGGGACGAGGACGGCACAGAGCGGGACCGCGTCGAAAGTGCCGACCTGAACAAGTGGCTTTTCAACAAGGACACGGTCGACAAGGTGCTGGAGCACCTGATGCTCAACGGGATCAAGGTCGAGGGGGGCGACCGGCTGGGCAAGACGATCATCTTCGCCAAGAACAGCAAGCACGCCCGGTTCATCGTCGACCGCTTTAATGAGGCCTATCCGTATTACAAGGGGCAATTCGCCCAGCTGATTGATTACAGCGTCAGCTACGCCCAGTCGCTGATTGACGACTTCTCCAAGGCGGACAAGACCCCACACATCGCGGTTTCGGTCGACATGCTGGATACCGGCATCGACGTGCCCGAGGTCGTGAACCTCGTTTTTTTCAAGATCGTCAGGTCCAAGACCAAGTTCTGGCAGATGGTCGGTCGAGGAACCCGCCTATGTCCCGATCTATTAGGGCCAGGCAAGGACAAGCAGCAGTTCGTCATCTTCGACTACTGCCAGAACCTTGAGTTCTTCCAAGAGAACCTTAACAAGACTGATGGCCCCACAGCTAAGCCGCTAGGCGAGCGATTGTTCGGCTTACGCGTCGAACTGATCGAGGCCTTGGCAGACGCAGGCGAGCCGCACGAGGCGCTAATCAAGGACATCAAAACTCGGCTCCGTGACGAGGTACTTGGCATGCCGCTGGACAACTTCATCGTCCGGGCCAAGCGGCGGAGTGTCGAAAAGTTCCGCGATCCGAAAGGCTGGGGCAACCTGACCCTCGACGACCGACTGACGTTGATCGAGGAGGTCGCCGGGCTGCCAACGGCCTTCGAGGATGGCAACCTGCCCGCAAAGCAGTTTGACCTATTGCTTTTGACTACGCAGCTAGAGCTGCTGAAGCAGACCGGAGCCTCCACCAGGCTCCAGGTGCGAATCATCAGCTTCGCTTCAGCGCTGGAAAGCATTGACAACGTGCCTCTCGTGGCGAAGGAAATGGAGCTGATTCTCGACATTCAGACTGACGCCTTCTGGGAAGACATCACACCGGAGATTCTGGAGACCGTGCGTCGACGCCTTCGACACTTGGCTGAGCTCATCAAGCCTATGGAGCGCAAGGTGGTCGTCACCGACTTCGAGGATGAAATCGGCGAAGGGACCGAGGTCACCATGCCGGAGGTGGGCAGCGGGGTGGACAAGGCGCGCTTTAAGATGAAGGTTCGTCGCTTCATTGACGATCATCGTGACCACATCACCCTAATCAAGATCCGCCGAGGTGAGCCCCTGACCAAGCTGGATCTCGAAGAGCTGCAGCGCATACTAATAGAGCAAGAGATCGCGAATGATACCCTCATCGCTGGCCTCGACGAGGAAGGAGGCCTCGGACGCTTCTTGAGGTCACTGACCGGCCTGGACAAAGCTGCCGCGAAGGAAGCTTTCAGCACATTCGTGGGGCAACATCAATTGAACGCCGACCAAACCGAGTTCCTCGATTTGGTTATCAATAGCCTGACGGAGTCTGGGTATGTCGATCCGGCTAGCTTCTACGAGAGTCCGTTCACCGATCTGGACGACATGGGCATCG
It contains:
- a CDS encoding type I restriction-modification system subunit M N-terminal domain-containing protein; translated protein: MITGTIKTQIDQIWNAFWSGGVSNPLSVIEQLTFLMFIKRLDDLQMGWTASLRHQCAMMEVH
- a CDS encoding HsdM family class I SAM-dependent methyltransferase; translation: MTSGEQCEVLRLNGRPHKTVEERKSEDLGRPIARRIFPEGTDDKGEPYDNLRWSRFKHFEAREMMRIVDEHVFPFLRQLGEEGSSYGTHMKDARLGFSNANLLAKVVQMLDEIPMDDRDTKGDVYEYMLSKIASAGTNGQFRTPRHIIELMVNIMKPQPGDTICDPAAGTCGFLVAAGEYLRDHHPGMLRKKETRDHFHNHMFHGFDFDATMLRIGAMNMTLHGVENADVSYRDSLAEEHGSDAGSYSLILANPPFAGSLDYDTTAKDLLKIVKTKKTELLFMALFLRQLRIGGRAAVVVPDGVLFGSSTAHKDIRKMLVEEHKLDAIIKLPSGVFRPYAGVSCAIVVFTKTGVGGTEGVWFYDMTADGFSLDDKRTPLLDAEKLGVCPAHTLTDEEHTKNNLPDILTRWGDWEAEAARPRTAQSFMVPAEDIIATGSWDLSLKRYKEIEHEEVTHAAPTDIIAELRALEAEIAEGLDRLEGMLG
- a CDS encoding IS110 family RNA-guided transposase codes for the protein MKASIIGLDIAKSVFQAHGADAIGKCVFKRKLGRSEVSAFFAKLDPCEVVLEACGSAHYWARVISRIGHDVRLVPPDRVKSFVKKGKKNDAVDAAAICMAATHPDTMCVPIKSEEQQGVLSLHSARALLVKQQTMLSNALRALASEFGLIAPLGTRHLPELMAKIETSADLPAAMKQSAMLLFEHYEKVAQSIDALEVQIRARAKSDDDARRLMTIPGVGPITASLIVASVADIGSFASARHFAAWLGLVPRQHSTGGKTRLGRITKTGNRQIRTLLVLGATAMLHRAHKWDSAAGQWLCELMARRPRRLATVALANKMARIIWALLSRKEIYRPAGVSVSAG
- a CDS encoding helix-turn-helix domain-containing protein, which gives rise to MFVRQECLDPNGLSATNTGQVLGCDFLNERSGTSPEMALRLE
- a CDS encoding DEAD/DEAH box helicase family protein; the encoded protein is MSQFSFLSADFPALFKTASKAETHALSDPRGACFWARLTLETALKWLYRTDPALRTGYTDTLAAMIAEPSLEALTGPSIVLKARYIKDQGNRAAHDTGKTLSAYDASACVRELFHVCYWIARTYAKIDRPDPALTFDAGKLEKSLTITASTVAQIQKIEADIKAERKRAADAEEALRTSEEGRAKLDAELAAVRAEMAALRKANSTVQDDHDYGEAETRDNFLDLLLSEAGWPLDQERDREFAVTGMPNQSGDGYVDYVLWGDDGKPLGLVEAKRTKKDSRTGQQQAKLYADCLEKRYGRRPVIFTSNGYEHWIWDDQAYPPRRISGFLKKDELQLLLQRRENISPLAKVDVDPEIAGRHYQQRAIRRVGEAIERDAQRKALLVMATGSGKTRTVIALIDQLMRANRVKRVLFLADRIALVKQAHGAFKAHLSSTPSANLLERHDTRKNDHAGARVCLSTYPTMMGLIEESKGGEKRYGPGHFDLIVIDEAHRSVYRKYRAIFDYFDSLLVGLTATPRDEIDKDTYSLFGLEKGVPTDAYDLDDAVSDGYLVPPTTISVPLKFQRNGIDYDQLTDEEKEAWDAIEWDEDGTERDRVESADLNKWLFNKDTVDKVLEHLMLNGIKVEGGDRLGKTIIFAKNSKHARFIVDRFNEAYPYYKGQFAQLIDYSVSYAQSLIDDFSKADKTPHIAVSVDMLDTGIDVPEVVNLVFFKIVRSKTKFWQMVGRGTRLCPDLLGPGKDKQQFVIFDYCQNLEFFQENLNKTDGPTAKPLGERLFGLRVELIEALADAGEPHEALIKDIKTRLRDEVLGMPLDNFIVRAKRRSVEKFRDPKGWGNLTLDDRLTLIEEVAGLPTAFEDGNLPAKQFDLLLLTTQLELLKQTGASTRLQVRIISFASALESIDNVPLVAKEMELILDIQTDAFWEDITPEILETVRRRLRHLAELIKPMERKVVVTDFEDEIGEGTEVTMPEVGSGVDKARFKMKVRRFIDDHRDHITLIKIRRGEPLTKLDLEELQRILIEQEIANDTLIAGLDEEGGLGRFLRSLTGLDKAAAKEAFSTFVGQHQLNADQTEFLDLVINSLTESGYVDPASFYESPFTDLDDMGIAGVFDRDQAKEIIQIVRTLNDAVAA
- a CDS encoding restriction endonuclease subunit S; protein product: MSWPTATLDSISEVVRGVTFSKADAESDLREGLLPVLRAGNIAETLNIESDLVYVDQGRISEKQRLRPKDIVVCTSSGSASVLGKSAMLGQEWQGSFGAFLATVRTDSHVADPDFVGHYLRSPRFRAWASNSAGIGIKNIRASDLKKIEIPLPPLEEQKRIAGILDQAVELCRLRTRTLDKLNSLGQAIFHEMFGDVAQNSMGFRRGTVGDLAAETQYGTSEKARETGPLPVLRMNNLTYDGRMDLASLKYMDLKASDFAKYTVVAGDMLFNRTNSPDLVGKTAVYRGQSPMAFAGYLVRLRANAEGNTDYISAVLNSAYGKATLRGMCKSIIGMANINAKELCKISLPIPPRQLQDAFSNRLSEVDKERPKFEAAIAESNTLFASLQHRAFRGEL